One region of Armigeres subalbatus isolate Guangzhou_Male chromosome 3, GZ_Asu_2, whole genome shotgun sequence genomic DNA includes:
- the LOC134222464 gene encoding mantle protein-like — MRVIALICVLFIACEATFIPVNLPLPIPFPSPDVREVEKSIQTVKEVKVPVVKKVPVNQVVHDVHEVPVIKEVPVINEVKVFRDVEVIREVPVEKEVHKRVEVPVEVIKEVELIKEVPIIKEVPHVKIVKVIREVPVEEIVTKDIYEPETNAVKIPIRVPVVQEEDKVQASKLSGLLGFKKYLG; from the exons ATGAGAGTT ATTGCACTGATATGCGTTTTATTCATAGCCTGTGAGGCAACCTTCATACCGGTTAACCTGCCACTTCCTATTCCGTTTCCATCGCCGGATGTCCGCGAGGTGGAAAAGAGCATACAAACTGTGAAGGAAGTCAAAGTCCCGGTAGTAAAAAAGGTCCCCGTAAATCAAGTTGTGCACGATGTGCATGAAGTTCCCGTCATCAAAGAGGTGCCGGTGATTAATGAGGTCAAAGTGTTCCGTGATGTGGAAGTGATCCGGGAAGTTCCGGTGGAAAAGGAGGTCCACAAACGTGTAGAAGTGCCCGTCGAAGTCATCAAGGAAGTTGAGTTGATCAAGGAAGTGCCAATCATCAAGGAGGTTCCGCACGTGAAGATAGTGAAGGTCATCAGGGAGGTTCCCGTGGAGGAAATTGTCACGAAAGATATATACGAACCGGAAACTAACGCAGTGAAAATACCCATCCGAGTACCTGTGGTTCAGGAGGAAGATAAAGTGCAAGCATCTAAACTGTCTGGTTTGTTGGGCTTCAAGAAGTATCTCGGATGA